Proteins encoded together in one Candidatus Brocadiaceae bacterium window:
- the vorB gene encoding 3-methyl-2-oxobutanoate dehydrogenase subunit VorB yields the protein MQDNEGRVLISGNEAAGEAAIRAGCRLYAGYPITPQNELTAFMADQLPLRGGTFIQAESEVAAINMVYGASAAGARTMTSSSSPGVSLKQEGISYLAGSELPAVIVNVQRGGPGLGNIAPSQGDYFQSTRGGGHGDYRTLCLAPASVQEVCDLTYDAFDLADRYRNPVVVLSDGLLGQMMEPTRFDHLPPPSPPEKPWALTGEPGRARNTIRSYRHTVDALAELNERIQAKYDRICAEETRSEQVGPPDADVVLVAYGTPARICRQVVEQPPASLGLSVALFRPITLWPFPYAALARQAQGARGVLSVELSAGQLIEDVRLAIDGATPVRLLGRMGGRVPTAAEVVRAIEDFFA from the coding sequence GTGCAGGACAACGAAGGACGGGTTCTCATCAGCGGCAACGAAGCGGCGGGCGAGGCGGCCATCCGCGCGGGCTGCCGGCTCTACGCCGGGTATCCGATCACCCCGCAGAACGAGCTGACCGCCTTCATGGCGGACCAGTTGCCGCTGCGCGGCGGCACCTTCATCCAGGCCGAGAGCGAAGTGGCGGCCATCAACATGGTCTACGGCGCATCGGCGGCCGGCGCGCGGACGATGACCTCGTCCAGCAGCCCGGGCGTCAGCCTGAAGCAGGAAGGCATCTCCTACCTGGCCGGCAGCGAGCTGCCCGCCGTCATCGTGAACGTGCAGCGGGGCGGGCCGGGGCTGGGCAACATCGCCCCGTCCCAGGGCGACTACTTCCAGAGCACGCGCGGCGGCGGCCATGGCGACTACCGCACGCTCTGCCTGGCGCCGGCGTCCGTGCAGGAGGTCTGCGACCTGACCTACGACGCGTTCGACCTTGCAGACCGTTACCGCAACCCCGTCGTGGTGCTCAGCGACGGGCTGCTGGGCCAGATGATGGAGCCGACGCGCTTCGACCACCTGCCGCCCCCGTCGCCTCCGGAGAAGCCCTGGGCGCTGACCGGCGAGCCCGGCCGTGCGCGGAACACCATCCGCTCCTACCGCCACACGGTGGACGCCCTGGCCGAGCTGAACGAGCGCATCCAGGCCAAGTATGACCGCATCTGCGCGGAGGAGACGCGCTCTGAGCAGGTCGGCCCGCCGGACGCCGACGTCGTGCTGGTGGCCTACGGCACGCCGGCGCGCATCTGTCGCCAGGTTGTGGAACAGCCGCCCGCCTCGCTGGGGCTGAGCGTCGCCCTGTTCCGGCCGATCACGCTCTGGCCGTTCCCGTATGCCGCCCTGGCCCGGCAGGCCCAGGGGGCGCGCGGGGTGCTGAGCGTGGAACTGAGCGCCGGCCAACTGATCGAGGACGTGCGTCTGGCCATTGACGGCGCCACGCCCGTGAGACTGCTGGGCCGGATGGGCGGCCGCGTGCCGACCGCCGCCGAGGTCGTGCGCGCGATCGAGGACTTCTTCGCCTGA
- a CDS encoding 4Fe-4S dicluster domain-containing protein, whose protein sequence is MTDRRFEVIILERYCKGCGLCVAFCEHGKLVIDPRPNKRGVQAAVVQPDVECTGCLRCTAVCPDAAVEVFRIGRRTGKADASATK, encoded by the coding sequence ATGACAGATAGACGATTCGAGGTCATCATCCTGGAGCGCTACTGCAAGGGCTGCGGCCTCTGCGTGGCGTTCTGCGAGCACGGCAAGCTGGTCATTGACCCCCGCCCGAACAAGCGCGGCGTGCAGGCGGCCGTCGTCCAGCCCGACGTGGAGTGCACCGGCTGCCTGCGGTGCACGGCGGTCTGTCCCGACGCGGCGGTGGAGGTGTTTCGCATCGGCCGCCGGACCGGCAAGGCGGACGCGTCCGCGACGAAATAG
- a CDS encoding NAD(+)/NADH kinase yields the protein MAPKKVIIVGNRAKDAVHRAVAELEPWLARRAEVRVDLDLEVPVGPGGADFALVLGGDGTVLRAARDLAPHGIPLLGVNLGKFGFLTETDAESSQAVLADVLDGRCLVVDRMMLACELVRDGETVLSTVGLNDVVVGRTSLSRIITLDLEVGGEPMVTYRADGLIVATPVGSTAHSLAAGGPIVHPDMEAMVVAPICPHTLSNRPLVLPAHLTLAIVPRQWAERPGLTVDGQVNEELREGDAVRVRKADRPLKLIQTGRNAFFSTLENKLDWRGQPRYDR from the coding sequence ATGGCACCGAAGAAGGTCATCATCGTCGGAAACCGCGCCAAGGACGCCGTCCACAGGGCCGTGGCCGAACTCGAGCCCTGGCTGGCCCGGCGGGCCGAGGTGCGTGTGGACCTGGACCTGGAGGTCCCGGTCGGGCCCGGCGGGGCCGATTTCGCCCTGGTGCTCGGCGGCGACGGCACCGTGCTGCGCGCCGCGCGCGATCTGGCGCCGCACGGCATACCGCTGTTGGGCGTGAACCTGGGGAAGTTCGGCTTCCTGACCGAAACGGACGCCGAGAGCAGTCAGGCCGTGCTCGCCGACGTCCTGGACGGGCGCTGCCTGGTGGTTGACCGCATGATGCTGGCCTGCGAACTGGTGCGGGACGGCGAAACGGTGCTCTCGACCGTCGGGCTGAACGACGTGGTCGTCGGCCGCACGTCGCTCTCGCGCATCATCACGCTGGACCTGGAGGTGGGCGGCGAGCCGATGGTGACCTACCGTGCCGACGGACTGATCGTGGCGACGCCCGTGGGCTCGACGGCGCACAGCCTGGCGGCCGGCGGTCCCATCGTGCACCCGGACATGGAGGCCATGGTCGTTGCCCCCATCTGCCCGCACACCCTGAGCAACCGCCCGCTGGTGCTGCCCGCGCACCTGACGCTGGCCATCGTGCCGCGGCAGTGGGCCGAGCGTCCGGGCCTGACCGTAGACGGCCAGGTGAACGAGGAACTGCGCGAAGGCGACGCGGTCCGCGTGCGCAAGGCGGACCGCCCGCTCAAGCTGATTCAAACGGGAAGGAACGCCTTCTTCAGCACGCTGGAGAACAAGTTGGACTGGAGAGGGCAACCGCGCTATGACAGATAG
- the xseB gene encoding exodeoxyribonuclease VII small subunit produces the protein MADDESARQASEDAAPTFEEALRKLEEIVRRLEEGNLTLDESLRLYEEGIAAFQRCQTLLGEAELKVRKLVETLDGDLKEEPFEGPAQ, from the coding sequence ATGGCTGACGACGAGAGCGCCCGCCAGGCGTCCGAGGACGCGGCGCCGACCTTCGAGGAGGCCCTCCGGAAGCTGGAGGAGATCGTGCGACGCCTCGAGGAGGGCAACCTGACCCTCGACGAGTCGCTGCGGCTGTACGAGGAAGGGATTGCCGCCTTCCAGCGCTGCCAGACGTTGCTGGGAGAGGCCGAGCTGAAGGTCCGCAAGCTGGTGGAGACGCTCGACGGAGACCTGAAGGAGGAGCCGTTCGAGGGGCCGGCGCAGTAG